Proteins from one Hoplias malabaricus isolate fHopMal1 chromosome 2, fHopMal1.hap1, whole genome shotgun sequence genomic window:
- the LOC136676721 gene encoding scavenger receptor cysteine-rich type 1 protein M130-like, which yields MFTSGDSLRSVSDVQIPCHLLFLLLIIDAANVQMVEGDDLCSGTPEVYYEGKQKKLENYYIDYGTIAILCRELKCGDVVNAMFRNEPRSSDKDLFVHDVDCQDRAQQLSGCKISHVSIKPSYRNISITISCSDLVRLENSAGVCSGRVEVKYGQSWMPVCETDFDWQDAQVVCREMGCGTLLKLQGVPYGKGYLPFGTIEFHCNGTEKNLRACGILPKMGQTCIPGQAVQLTCSGPDDVRLVEGSGRCTGTVEIFSDGVWRKVTADRWSMQEASVVCRQLDCGSAVMSTMRVAGKDEIAWGFHVACKGSESAVKECTILYSWEVRFPVGVICSEFVRLVDRYSLCSGRVEVKLHQSWSPVYEGDFDWQDAEVVCRELGCGPPLTLPVTIFQGKPFGMKEFRCRGTEKKIQSCRTSASKNRVHTPGKAVGLTCSAHDELRLVNGNGRCSGAVEMFKDGQWRKVGADNWNIRDAVTVCTQLNCGSALAATKTKSRTDLPEVGILIDCEESSIKCHHMRIWRINFVAGVICSEVLMKPTIQVSYPSSVSRNLQGPEVFRGHMFIITCSIQTQFPGGSFYLQLPINRTSDSQATDSHLASFIFPAVNDSDQGNYSCVYENEVIFQTEMFQIMKSKYYNNWISGPFIYNFTSISEPLSITVTDFPLTSVITRWLLVPLLLLITCLSIVMIFKKCGHFFTRDTSGWENPGDADDENTEL from the exons atGTTCACATCTGGAGACAGTTTGCGATCAGTGTCAGATGTCCAAATTCCTTGTCATCTTCTGTTTCTTCTTCTCATTATAGATGCAGCCAATGTCCAAATGGTGGAAGGAGATGACCTCTGCTCTGGCACACCTGAGGTGTACTATGAAGGGAAACAGAAGAAGTTGGAAAATTACTACATTGACTACGGGACAATAGCAATTCTGTGCAGAGAGCTGAAGTGTGGAGATGTGGTCAATGCTATGTTCAGAAATGAACCGAGAAGCTCAGATAAGGATCTGTTCGTACATGATGTGGACTGTCAAGACAGAGCCCAACAGCTGTCAGGGTGCAAAATATCCCACGTGTCCATCAAACCCAGTTATCGCAACATCAGCATCACCATCAGCTGCTCAG ATCTTGTGAGACTTGAGAATAGTGCTGGAGTCtgctctgggagagtggaggtgaaGTACGGTCAGTCCTGGATGCCAGTGTGTGAGACGGACTTTGACTGGCAGGATGCTCAAGTGGTCTGTAGAGAGATGGGTTGTGGGACTCTGTTGAAATTACAGGGGGTACCATATGGAAAAGGGTACCTCCCATTTGGGACCATAGAGTTCCATTGTAATGGCACAGAGAAGAATCTTCGAGCCTGTGGCATCTTACCCAAAATGGGGCAAACCTGTATACCTGGCCAAGCTGTTCAACTCACCTGTTCAG GGCCTGATGATGTGAGGCTGGTGGAAGGCAGTGGTCGCTGTACTGGGACAGTGGAGATCTTCAGTGATGGGGTGTGGAGAAAAGTGACTGCAGACAGATGGTCCATGCAGGAGGCATCGGTGGTGTGCAGACAGCTGGACTGTGGCTCCGCTGTAATGTCCACAATGAGAGTGGCTGGAAAAGATGAGATCGCATGGGGTTTCCATGTGGCCTGCAAAGGATCTGAGTCTGCCGTAAAAGAATGCACAATTTTATACAGTTGGGAGGTCAGGTTCCCCGTCGGAGTGATCTGTTCAG AATTTGTGAGGCTTGTGGATAGATATTCTCTCtgctctgggagagtggaggtgaaGCTCCATCAGTCTTGGAGCCCAGTGTATGAGGGGGACTTTGACTGGCAGGACGCAGAGGTGGTCTGTCGAGAGCTAGGCTGTGGACCTCCTCTAACTCTGCCAGTGACAATCTTTCAAGGGAAACCATTTGGGATGAAAGAGTTTCGGTGTAGAGGCACTGAGAAAAAAATCCAAAGCTGTAGAACCTCAGCCAGTAAGAACAGGGTCCACACACCTGGCAAAGCTGTGGGACTCACCTGCTCAG CGCATGATGAGCTGAGACTGGTAAATGGTAATGGTCGCTGTTCTGGGGCAGTGGAGATGTTCAAAGATGGACAGTGGAGGAAAGTGGGAGCAGATAACTGGAACATAAGAGATGCTGTAACTGTGTGTACACAGCTGAACTGTGGCTCTGCTTTGGCAGCTACAAAGACAAAATCCAGGACCGATTTGCCTGAAGTGGGAATTCTGATTGACTGTGAAGAGTCCTCAATCAAATGTCATCACATGAGAATTTGGCGAATTAACTTTGTTGCTGGAGTCATCTGCTCAG AGGTTTTGATGAAGCCCACTATCCAGGTCTCTTATCCCTCAAGTGTGTCCAGGAACCTCCAGGGGCCAGAGGTGTTCAGGGGCCACATGTTCATCATCACCTGCTCCATTCAGACGCAGTTCCCCGGAGGGTCCTTCTACCTTCAACTGCCCATCAACAGAACAAGCGACTCTCAGGCAACGGACAGTCACTTGGCCTCCTTCATTTTCCCTGCTGTGAATGATTCTGACCAGGGGAACTACAGCTGTGTTTATGAAAATGAAGTGATCTTCCAGACTGAAATGTTCCAAATAATGAAATCAAAATATTATAACAACTGGATTTCCGGGCCTTTCATCTATAATTTTACTTCTATAAGTGAGCCTCTGTCCATTACAGTCACAG ATTTCCCATTGACTTCAGTTATCACCAGATGGCTGCTTGTtccactgctgctgctgataACCTGCTTGTCCATTGTCATGATCTTCAAGAAGTGTGGTCACTTCTTCACCAGAGACACGTCAG GCTGGGAAAATCCAGGAGATGCTGATGATGAGAACACAGAGTTATAG